The region ACCCAGGGTTGGCTGCTCTGCCCCCATCACCCAAGACCGATGTGCCATCATGTCCAGATCCGAATCCCGCGCGCCCCTGAAACCAGATACCAGGCTCCTTCACTCCGGCCAGGATCCCCTGGCCTTCCATGGTTTTGTAAACCCGCCCGTTGTTCATGCATCCACGGTTCTATTCCCGGATGTCGAGACAATGGTGAGCGGAAAGCAGACATATTCCTATGGCAGGCGCGGAAACCCCACGACCGACGCGCTCGAGGATGCGCTCAAGGAAATGGAGGGGGCAGCTGGCGTAAAGCTTGCCAATTCGGGACTTAACGCGATCGCGCTGGCGATCCTGTCTTGCGTCAGGTCCGGCGATCACCTTCTTCTGCCCGACACGGCTTATGGCCCGACACGGCATTTTGCCGATACCGTTCTTCCCGGCTTCGGTGTCAGCGTCGAATATTACGATCCGCTGCTGGGAGGCGACGTCAAGTCCCTGTTCCGTCCGCAGACGGCGGCCGTCTTTACCGAGGCGCCGGGATCCCTCACCTTTGAAATGCAGGACATTCCGGCGATCGTTGCCGCCGCGCGCGAGATCGATGCAACCGTACTGATGGACAACACCTGGGCGAGCCCGCTCTATTGCCAGCCCCTGGCCCTCGGCGTCGATCTCTCGCTCCAGGCGGGAACCAAGTACATCGTCGGACATTCCGACGTGATGCTCGGCACCGTCGCTGCGAGTGAGAAGGCCTGGAAAGGCCTCAACGCCCTTCACGGCGCCATGGGCTGCCATGTGGCGCCCGACGATGTCTATCTCGGGCTGCGTGGACTGCGGACACTTTCGGTGCGCCTGGAACGTCACCAGCGGAACACCTTGACCGTCCTGAACTGGCTGAAGAACCAGCCCCAGGTCGGCGCGGTCAGGTATCCGGCCCTTGATTCGGATCCCGGTTACGATCTCTGGAAAAGGGATTTTACCGGCAGTTCCGGTCTTTGCGCCTTCGATTTCGTCAAAGATACCGCCAGGGAGCAGGCCCACGCCTTCCTTGATGCGCTTGCGCTCTTCGGGCTCGGCTTCTCCTGGGGCGGATATGAAAGTCTGGCGATCCCGGTAAGGCTGAAAGGTCAGCGGACGGCGACGAAAGTCGCCGAGGACCTGCATTCCGTCCGTCTGCATATTGGCCTGGAGCATCCGGAAGACCTGATCAATGACATCGATCAGGCACTGAAGAAGGCGTTTGCCTAGCGGCCGCGCCTTTGGGCCGGATTGACCGATGAGGACAGCGGGGCGGTCAAATGGTTGGATCGTCCCGGTTTTCCTTATAAATCAGCCAGAGATTCCGGAAGTAGATTCCAAGTCCAAGGCCCTGACCCGCAATAAAAACCGGGTCCTTTCGCTGTATGGCATAGATCAGCAGCAGCGAGCCGCCGGCAATAGAGAAGAACCAGAACGCGACCGGCACGATTGAACGGCCGACCCGTTCGGATGCAATCCACTGAATGACGAAGCGCATCATGAACATGGCCTGGGCGAAGAAGCCCAGAATGATCCAGAAATCGAATTGCTCGACAAATACCGTATGCAACCAGTCTAGAAGGGCGCTCATTTGGAAGATCCAGTCAGTGTTTTCGGGCTCACCGCCAATTTGATGCAGGCCAAAGTCAGGTCAGGGGCCGGACGTCGGGGACTTTCTTGCGCCGCTTGCGCAACCACCAGACGCCGACCAGATCCAGAGCGCCGATAAGCGCCCGGTCGAAGATTCCATATTTCGACGTGCCGTGCCGCCGCTGACGGTCCTGCACGTCGATATGCGTCACGCCATAGCCTTCGCGGATGACGAGAGCCGGCAGAAAGCGGTGCCAGCTGTCGAAGTAAGGCAGCTGCAGAAAGACCTCCCTGCGCAAGGCTTTCAGGCCGCAGCCGCTGTCGCGCGTGTTGTCCTTCAGGATTGCGCCCCGGAGCTTGTTGGCAAATCTGGACGCATAGCGCTTGGCAAGGCTGGCCTTGCGGCCGAGCCGCTGGCCGGCGGCAAGCGCAACCTCCGGGCCGGCCGCCTCCAGGGCATCGAGGAGATCGGAAATGTAGGCGGGATCATTTTCCCCGTCACCATCGATCGTGGCAACGATATTCCCTCGGGCATGCTGCAGCCCGGTGCGCACCGCGCAACTCTGGCCACAGGATTTTTCATGACGGATCGGCCGCAGCCAGTCATGGGTGGCCGCATAGTCCTGCAAGACGATATCGGTGCCGTCCGAGGAGCCATCATCCACGACGATTACTTCAAACTGCCGCCCCTCGAGCGCGCCCTCGATTTCGTCAAGCAGAAACGGCAGGTTTTCCGCTTCATCCTTGGCCGGAACAACGACCGTGACAGCCAGCGCACCCCTGTTCGCCGCCAACCCCTCCAGAAAGCTCTGTGTCATGAACCCGTCCGTTCCGTCTCGTCCGCCCTGGGCACTTCCAGAAGAACGCGGTCAGCGCCGCGCAGCCCCCGGACCACCTGCCAGACCGCACGCAGACACGCCCTGGCGGACAACGCGTTCATGTTGGGCATGATTTTTCCGGAAGAAGATAGATGAAAGCCGAGCCGCCGCCGGGCCATGGCCCGGACGGTGAAGAAGGTGAAGGTCATCCCCAGCAACGTACCGGCGATGACGTCGCTCGGATAATGCGCGCCGACCATCACCCGGCTGAAGGCCAGCCAGAAGGCAGCGACGACGATCAGCCAGCGATACGCAGGGAAGATGAAGGCCAGCGCAGTGGCAAGCGCTGCGACTGTCGTCGAATGGCCGGAGGGAAAGCTGGTGTAGGTTCCGTCGAAGGCCAGAAACTCGAAATGAACCGGGCCGACCTGCTCATAAAGCTTCGGACGGGCACGGCCGAGCGTCCATTTGAAGGCGATGGCGAGAAGCCCCGTTGCCGTGACCACATAGAAGATGAACGCGCAGTAGGTGAAGAGCGCGCCGATTGCCATGCGCAGGCGGAAGGCATACCGGCCGGCGTCCAGAGCAAGCAGCGCCAGGCACGCGACGCCGGTCGTCCCCAGGATCCAATCCGATTTTCCCAGATCGGTAAACATGCGGAAAGCCGAGCGGTATTCGCCCGGCAGAGAGCGCAGCCACGGATAGGTCGGGAAATCGAAGGCGACAACGGCGATGCCGACCGTCAGCAGCAAAACCGCCAGGATATCCTGCGGTCTTTGCCCGGGCGGCAGCGGATCCATGCTGTGGCGCGCGCGCTCCTTGCGGCCGGAAAACAGAATGGCAATGCGCCTGGCATTCCCGCGCATCCGCGCAAGTATCCGCCAGACCAATTCACTGTTGCTCTTCATTGCCGTCTTCTGCACTCGTGCCGACCCTGGCATTTTGATAAAGCGCTATATCGACTTTATCACCGCCATTGATATTGAGGCCGTCTACCCTTTTTCGCGCCTCCGGCACAAGACCAATCTCCTTGGCCGCCGCCAAAAAGGCCGGTTCTTCCCGGCTTTCTACAGCTGCAACCCGGCAGATGCCGGGATCATCGCCCGTGAATTGCGCCAGGAACTCAGCAGCTCCTTTCGGTGAAATGATGCGGGTTCGGGTTCCTTCGAGGAAGATGAAACTCGGTTCGTGGAATCCGGACGTGACCACTTCACGGGTTTGCCGGTCGGCGCAACCCGGGATCTCGTCGATTGCCTGAATGAGCCGCGGGCTGACCCAGATCGGCGTGAGAGCCGGCCCGACAAAGCCCCAAAAGCCGACAGCGACACATATGGCGGTGAGGATTACAGCCGGGAATGCGTGAATTGCCCGTCCGCGCAAGACCCTTGAGGCCGCACCGATCGCAAATACGGCGCCCAGTGCCATGATCACAACCCCGGGGGCGACGGCCACGCACCCAGGAAGACCGGCCCGGCGAAAGCGGCCACGGCCAGGCCGATGGCAGGCAGTGCCAGCAGGATCGCCGCAATCCAGCGAGATCCAGGTTCTTGTATGCGTTCCCGCCCCGTCCAGGAGTGCCGCGGCCACCGGAAGCGCCAGCGCCGGCAGCAGCGGCATGGTGTAGTGTGGCAGCTTCGTCGCCACCAGTTCGAACACGATCCAGCTTGGCAGGAACCAGGCGGCGGAAAATACCACAACAGGGCTGGAGCGCTCGCGCCAGATCAGCGGCAGGGTAACAAGAAAGAACGCCGGAAGCGGCCAGAAGATTCCCAGCATTGCCCCGAGATGCGTCAGCGGAGGAGCGCCATGGCCCTCCTGTCCCTGCCCTACCTTGCCAAGCAGGTCCTTGCCGATGGATTCGGTGAAAAAGGTGCCGTCGGTCGCAATCCAGATGGCTACGAACCAGGGCGACACGAGCAGCACAAACCAGATGGCTCCCAGCAGCGGCGACGCTCCTTTAAACCAGGCAGCCCTTCTACTGAAAACCATCAACCCGGCAACGGTCAAACCGACGACCATGGGCCCCACGGGCCCCTTGATGAGCACGCTCGCCGCAAGCGCCGTCCAGAACAGGAAGCTCAGCCGCCACAATCTGCGTTCCGGGTCTTTCAGCCACACCCGCGCGAGCGCCCCCTGCGCAATGATGATCGTGGCAAAAAGCATCGCATCGGTTTTGGCAAGCCGTGCCTCAACGCCTGTGATGATTGCCAGAGCCACAAAACTGCCGGCAAGCAGGGCTCCGGCCGG is a window of Roseibium salinum DNA encoding:
- the metC gene encoding cystathionine beta-lyase; this translates as MSRSESRAPLKPDTRLLHSGQDPLAFHGFVNPPVVHASTVLFPDVETMVSGKQTYSYGRRGNPTTDALEDALKEMEGAAGVKLANSGLNAIALAILSCVRSGDHLLLPDTAYGPTRHFADTVLPGFGVSVEYYDPLLGGDVKSLFRPQTAAVFTEAPGSLTFEMQDIPAIVAAAREIDATVLMDNTWASPLYCQPLALGVDLSLQAGTKYIVGHSDVMLGTVAASEKAWKGLNALHGAMGCHVAPDDVYLGLRGLRTLSVRLERHQRNTLTVLNWLKNQPQVGAVRYPALDSDPGYDLWKRDFTGSSGLCAFDFVKDTAREQAHAFLDALALFGLGFSWGGYESLAIPVRLKGQRTATKVAEDLHSVRLHIGLEHPEDLINDIDQALKKAFA
- a CDS encoding lipid-A-disaccharide synthase N-terminal domain-containing protein, with translation MSALLDWLHTVFVEQFDFWIILGFFAQAMFMMRFVIQWIASERVGRSIVPVAFWFFSIAGGSLLLIYAIQRKDPVFIAGQGLGLGIYFRNLWLIYKENRDDPTI
- a CDS encoding glycosyltransferase family 2 protein, whose product is MTQSFLEGLAANRGALAVTVVVPAKDEAENLPFLLDEIEGALEGRQFEVIVVDDGSSDGTDIVLQDYAATHDWLRPIRHEKSCGQSCAVRTGLQHARGNIVATIDGDGENDPAYISDLLDALEAAGPEVALAAGQRLGRKASLAKRYASRFANKLRGAILKDNTRDSGCGLKALRREVFLQLPYFDSWHRFLPALVIREGYGVTHIDVQDRQRRHGTSKYGIFDRALIGALDLVGVWWLRKRRKKVPDVRPLT
- a CDS encoding phosphatase PAP2 family protein — protein: MKSNSELVWRILARMRGNARRIAILFSGRKERARHSMDPLPPGQRPQDILAVLLLTVGIAVVAFDFPTYPWLRSLPGEYRSAFRMFTDLGKSDWILGTTGVACLALLALDAGRYAFRLRMAIGALFTYCAFIFYVVTATGLLAIAFKWTLGRARPKLYEQVGPVHFEFLAFDGTYTSFPSGHSTTVAALATALAFIFPAYRWLIVVAAFWLAFSRVMVGAHYPSDVIAGTLLGMTFTFFTVRAMARRRLGFHLSSSGKIMPNMNALSARACLRAVWQVVRGLRGADRVLLEVPRADETERTGS
- a CDS encoding ArnT family glycosyltransferase, producing MADTSDVQTAHAQEKALGSGSSATAADAAGAEKTEERSAQHVGGAGKMRKPVWLRVFGHDITAPFLLLFLSLMLFVPGQWTIPPLDRDEPRFTQATKQMLETDDYIDIRFQEEARHKKPVGIYWLQAAAVKLTGHGPDAPLWVYRLPSLIGAVICVLASFWLARAFMGPAGALLAGSFVALAIITGVEARLAKTDAMLFATIIIAQGALARVWLKDPERRLWRLSFLFWTALAASVLIKGPVGPMVVGLTVAGLMVFSRRAAWFKGASPLLGAIWFVLLVSPWFVAIWIATDGTFFTESIGKDLLGKVGQGQEGHGAPPLTHLGAMLGIFWPLPAFFLVTLPLIWRERSSPVVVFSAAWFLPSWIVFELVATKLPHYTMPLLPALALPVAAALLDGAGTHTRTWISLDCGDPAGTACHRPGRGRFRRAGLPGCVAVAPGVVIMALGAVFAIGAASRVLRGRAIHAFPAVILTAICVAVGFWGFVGPALTPIWVSPRLIQAIDEIPGCADRQTREVVTSGFHEPSFIFLEGTRTRIISPKGAAEFLAQFTGDDPGICRVAAVESREEPAFLAAAKEIGLVPEARKRVDGLNINGGDKVDIALYQNARVGTSAEDGNEEQQ